The DNA region GAGAGTTTTAAtaggttttacagtttttgaaaaacacagagtgatggacttcataatttgcaataggtttaaatgtacaaaagtttcttcagtattggggctacagtttggtGAAAGTGgcaaatctgtagcacatatggttgatttgttgtgaattttcactgaactttagaggcttgctgtagcgccaccatcaggactattggcctgtttttgcagctgaggcaatctggcatgggactggacctttgtgcaaagtttggtgactTTTAGCGCATGGGAAGTAGGATGtgctcggaagaagaagaagaagaagaagatgcaggataacaatagggtcctggcagcttaggctgccCGGCCCCTAACTACGCTGTTTATCTGCTTTATTGAAAAGATGTGACCCTATTTGTCTGGTCTGGCTTAAAATGAAGGTATATGGAGATATCAAGATTTCTTGTGTATAAACAGAATTAATAAGCAACATGTTTTTAAGAAACAAAAGTATATAATATATGTGCTTTGGTAATGAtatcaaacatacaaacaaaaataagaaaactggCTGTGACAAACActgataattattattattattattattattattattattatcatcaaaaAGTAAACAAGATTCATCTCACCTCTTTCACCTTGTGGGCCTGCAGCTGTGGGTCCATGACCTGCAATCTGAACGGTATCACCTCTGAAATACAGTAaaaagacagcttttttttaGCAGTTCCCTTTGCAGAGAATTGCTAACGATTCAAATGGGATGCTTGATTTGGAGTTGCTCAGCAGTTGAGCTTTTAGACTAGATAAAGGGGAAAGATCAAAACTCACATATTGGGACGATGTGCACAGTCAGGAAGTCGTACTGGGATAATGTTAGTGGGGTGAGATAGTCTCACCAGCATGATGTCATGAGGTCTGTCCCGGTTGTCCCTAAAGATCTCATGTGTTGTGATCTGCACTTCTCTTTCTGGACCTGGGTGCGCACCTAAAAATACTGTCATAGAGCTGTAAATGAGCAGAGGTTAAAGAGCAACATCACTGAATTACGAGATGCATCATGATGTATTAGTATAGGTCAGTAATTACTAAACATGAACAAAAGCATTGCTATCTTCATTTTGGGAATGCTGTAGTTTCACAGCAAATCCTTGCTACTTGCTGCTTCAGGACTTTCTGTGTGTTCATAAGTGAGAAATATATTGTTACTAGATTTTTAGTAAAATTGCCATAGACTCACTCCTGTAAGCAGTGAGCTGCAGTCAGAAACCACTGGTTACTGATTAGAGATCCACCACAGAGTATATCATCAGCGTCATCAGTTATTTTGACATGGTACAGACGTTCATTGTGAGGACACTCACGACCTCCAATGATTCTCTTATGCAGATCCATCGCTGTGCTCACTGTGACACCTGAAACACAAAAGTCTCCCTGTAAGCCAGAACACTGGTTGTTCAGAACAGTTTCTTCACTCTCAGTTAATATAAAAGGCAAACTTTGCAAAaagttgtgtgagtgtttgtatgGAGGCCAAAAAGAGCTTCTGTCCCCTAACAGTCACACTTTATCCCTCAGAATACAACAACCTAGAAGAGCATTAACATCAGGTGGCATTACAGTATCTCTCACTATtgccttttaattgtttttttctttatttatttaccttaAAACAAAATTCCATTTGAACAAAAAGAACTTGCATGAATTCCTCTGTGGGGTGAGGTAATGTAAGGTAAACGGTTTCAATACAAAGTTGTGTGAGGGTGTCACAGGACAGGCAGGTCAATAGAGTCACAAAAGAGAGAGGTTAAAGAACTATTTAGCCACTgcaaagatggtcttttcacaaAACTGGGCCATCCtggcagtagaaagatgcaaacaCCTTTGAAACAGAGGAAAAGCACTGTGGCGTTCGATTTTGCTtcagaggtagaaaacctacaaatcCCAGAATGCACAGCGCTGCACCCACCTAATAAAAGAAGCCGCTGGTAGGTGACGTAATGCGAACTTGTCCGTTTGACACAAGTTTAACACCTTTCATACACATACTATCCATATTGTCacgacacaaagctggttggacatcagcaaagtatccctttaatctTGCATGAATTGCCTGTTCAGAACTGTTCAGTAAAATACCCTTTAATGTGTCTACATCTAACAGCTGATCCTGTACAAGTGCCTCTCTTGGATTCCACTTGCTCCTGCTGAGACCGCTGGTGCTGTACTCTGCACTGTTATATCCCTCCACTTTGACAGCATCGTCTTCAGCCTTGCTTTTGCACATTTATACTCCTCTGTTAAACTGATAACAAAGGGCTCCAAAATCCCTTTTCCATATAGTGCTGAGGTAGTGTGGGGCTCCCAGACACTTTCTGATGTGAGAGCTAATCATTAGCTATAGCTTCTCTACCTCTGAGCACACAGTATGATGGCCACAACATCTGGTGCAACACACCAAACTGCAGGCACCACAGTTTGAGTTTGCCTGAAGTAAAGGGCCTGACATCTTTATGCTCTtaatgccatccaccatctgcTGTCTCAAGCCCTGGATCTGCTCCATATCACTCAGAGCTGCATCACACCACCTACCAAAACTTCTAACTGGCTTCTCTAGAAAAGACAAAAGCCATTCAGAAAAGAGAGAAGGTACACAACTGAGGCCACTTCACACCTCCAACTGATCTAGAGTTCAGCTGTCAGGATATGAATGAACATCAGAGGAAGAGACCACACTGGCTCATCACACTGGCTTCCTCTACATTTTGGAATCGATTTAAAAATGTTACTGACTGATAACTCAGACTGTTTTTAGAATATGAAATAGATGTCTTAacacaaagagagagtgagaggtggAGTAACAACACTTCTGATGGATTAACTCAACTCAAACACACTGAATACTATTTCAAAGCATATAGAATGGTTAAAGTTAGGATGTGTGAACAATACTCACCGGCCCACAGCAAAAGGAGAAGACGTGTTATGCCACCCATCTCTTCCAATGACTGCCCTCCTGGTTCTACAGTGGCAcctttttaaatctgttcaCACTGTCCTGTTGGCCTCTGAGCCACCAATCACCTCATAAAGGTTTATCAACACAACCCCATTGGCTACAAAGGTCCACAGGTTTGCAAATTTGGATGACTTATCAAGTGTCATGAAAGAGACTGTGATATacaaagaggaaagaaaaactgTCCTCAGCTCAGCTGCATTAGGCAGATGAAACCAACATGGAACTGACACCACTGTGCATGAACACAGATATTACTCAAGGGGGCTTTCACATCAGGGAGCCGGGCCTAAATCTAAGTGCACCCCAAAGTTCAGTTCTCTTGATTAGTTTGAACACTGTGAGTATGGTTCATGCGTACTCTGGTACGGTGTGCATCAGGTGTGAATGTCTACTGTACCAAAGCAGAATGGTATTTAACACAACTACAAGGAGCTTGTAACCtgttatgaaacagtctcaatTTAATACTGATGCCTCTATATCAGACAGCAGCGCAGCCCGCCACGAATAGACCTGGTTCCAGCTTCACTGCTACCTTTGACCTGCAGTCAGAACTCCGGCGGGAGGGAGATCTGCTCAAAGCTGATGACAGTCCCAGGGGCAGCGGTGTCCGAGTGTAGTGCTCTTTTCTACACTGTAGCACAACAAAAATGATGATGCAGGTGTACTTGGTTATGGAACAACAATGTGAACTCAGGCATGGTACGAATCAATACATTACCTAATATGAAAACACCCTAAGTCCATTGTCTAAAGATCCAAAAACTGGTAAAAGTGTCCCTTAATGGTAAAGTGTGTAGGATGTATTGACATCTAGTGATCCGGTTGCAGAATTAAAACTTTCGCAAAAACGCCAAAATGTGAATGGCCTTGTTGAGGGCCAGTGCTTGGTGtgtccgtctgtgtgtgtgtgtgtgtgtgtgtgtgtgtgtgtgtgtagaggggTTTGGAGAGTGGAGGCTGTTCTCACAGCTCTGTATGCTCACAGATGCAGCTACGTAATTTGACAAGTCAAATCAAGTCAAATTTAACCTCACTTGGACTCTAACAGCTGCTCACATTGTGgcatttttattacttttttttatttaaaatgggGTCAGTGTATGTTACACAGTTTTATTTGAGTTACTTAGTAAAATTTTTTCCGTTAGCGTTGCCTTATCAAAACATTGGCGCTCAGGTGAGGCACCTATAGTCCATAGATTTACACACCCTGAGTTTTTTATGGGCCTTATGGTGTGACAGTAGCCTAGgtcatatttaaataaatgaaacttgagCACAGTACAGCTTCTCTTGTCCATGTGTCAATTTAAATCCCACTATCTGGCATATGGCTCTGTATCAAGTGTGAGCAAactccctttctttctctctctcacaccaaCACAGACAAATGCATGTGCACACTCAGGAACATAATGCAGTATCAAAGAAGAAAGAGCAACGGTTagcctggaggaggagaagtgaTAAGTCACTGTACCACTGAAAAAGGAGGGGAGAGTAGAGGCAGCaggggaggaaagaggagataAGAGATGGGCTAATgagacagtggttcccaacctgtgGTTTTCAAGTTATAACTAAGAGGTCAGAAAATGATTAAAGATGTtagaaaacataaatatgaaacaatTCAGGAAGAGCAGTTTTGGACTCAAACGTAGGATGAATAGATGAGACAGCTGCAGTAAAGGCAAATTCAAAAGAAAACCAGGACCTCAGAAACACTGGGAAACAAACCTTGTAAACAGGCGGGACTTTCGGGCACACAAAGCGATGATTACTGATAAAAGACAAGGGGAGCACACGGgctaaacacacaaagagagcaAGGTGATTGGACACAGGTGGAACTAATAAACTCATGAAACACAAGAGAACAAaataaacaggctgcagtgagagtctctctccatgggatatttaaaaacagctggtttgtgcatttagtccttctcaggcaagctcaggggtttatagtgttgctgtagtccacaggaacaacgcttcgcagtgcttttttttctcagagtaaggattagaatatatgccaTACACATAATCCAGCtgacataaatatataaatgtttgaagatccactcgttactaaaagtgtatgtcacataaaaactaaagtgatggtcagtgttgtcatatggaatatttaaggtgtTGATTGACCTTAGtcattaagtaacattacaaattaacattccaccttaaaagttgctgggagcagactccagctgctgcgagaggcagcaaaacaccaTTTCATTTTGTATGAACAGTAGTTACATGAGCatcaaaacacagccacagctcagccctgagcagagtgactgtcctctactgaccagtcagactgcagtgtttacagCTCCACCTCTTAGTACAGGGTATCTGCAGGTTTcagtaagttaaatttaagactttttaagacctttttaatgccaccttgaatgaaatttaagaccgaaaaaactataaatataagAGATGGTTGGGGGATCTCGCTGTACTATAACCTGTGCTTAATTTGTAAtattagaagtaggggaacacttttggcctctgagagagcagtgctcccccactcccaaaagtgggggagcacttttttaagcggcaccagAGCCGCTTCACTGTGCAACTCcaaatggaatggttgtgacatcttgtcatggtaccaaaattgggacccacggtacgataccagtgaaagtatcacggttctgagtagtatcacgataccacagcaaaaatgaggcagatgtgccttttgttatttatcaaaagataaatcacttctataatacatcaatgatatttcaatggaataaattacttattgacttattcatacttcaaaaacagcatcaataagtgatgaacatagggggatcaaaataaaataaataaataaaataaaaatcaaccagccaccctcctcctctgacaagtaaagaacagtatTCTTTACTGTATTCAGATTTGCAAGTGTATTGCcatctgtaaatctgtacaCAGATCTGTAAATGTGTGCAGAGAGCCGTAAATATGTAGACAGATTTGTAAACACCTATGTCTTCAGCTTTAACTCAGTCGGGCCTCTCAGTTGGCTCTCTTTGTACACCTGATTTTTGCTTCTCTTCTGCTGTGTGAGATCCGCAAATGTGTGAGAAGATTTGTGTCTGTTACTCACCAGACCTTCAGAATGTGTTGGAGCACAGGCTCACAAACAGGCTGCAGCCTTGGAGGCCTATGGATCCTCGTTTGCTCTCTGTAAGTACATGTTCAGGTTTTTTGCAGTAGTTGTCATGCAGTGGCGGCTGGTGAAAAATATTCTAGGTGGGGCTGTGCCATATTAAGCCAGTTTCAGTAACTATTCCAATACAATTTAACACAAACAGCAGGATACCAGTGCTCTGTGAAATAGTAATTATGTAATGCCAGTATTAAAAAGTTGAGGCATTCttgcacaaaaacataaacagcaTATTGCACAAACACAAGTTTTGCATTTGAAACTGAACATGTAAACAAATTACTTAATTACGTtgacacatttttacacacaagGCTGTTGACTGTTACGCCAGTGCCCCCTTGTGGCGGAGGTGCAGTAAAATAGGCAACGCAGTGGACACGCCACCAGAACAGAGTGCAAGGTGGACTATATACAATAACATGAAATTATATAGATTGT from Epinephelus fuscoguttatus linkage group LG3, E.fuscoguttatus.final_Chr_v1 includes:
- the LOC125885440 gene encoding kallikrein-8-like isoform X15 translates to MGGITRLLLLLWAGVTVSTAMDLHKRIIGGRECPHNERLYHVKITDDADDILCGGSLISNQWFLTAAHCLQDSMTVFLGAHPGPEREVQITTHEIFRDNRDRPHDIMLVRLSHPTNIIPVRLPDCAHRPNIGDTVQIAGHGPTAAGPQGERDYIYLDEHVESSTLQCADTTVVDCQRVRDLVGYIDPDKLYQHLICGQRHGVDTCPGDSGGGVVYNGMIYGVISFGVKLAPACVDTDGYMDVCAYKDWIESKTGSIFTKIAKALSCVGCPKL
- the LOC125885440 gene encoding kallikrein-8-like isoform X21, whose amino-acid sequence is MGGITRLLLLLWAGVTVSTAMDLHKRIIGGRECPHNERLYHVKITDDADDILCGGSLISNQWFLTAAHCLQDSMTVFLGAHPGPEREVQITTHEIFRDNRDRPHDIMLVRLSHPTNIIPVRLPDCAHRPNIGDTVQIAGHGPTAAGPQGERDYIYLDEHVESSTLQCADTTVVDCQRVRDLVGYIDPDKLYQHLICGQRHGVDTCPGDSGGGVVYHGKIYGVHAFTGDPVYACREAAGFMDVCAYLQWITNTINRR
- the LOC125885440 gene encoding kallikrein-8-like isoform X16, with protein sequence MGGITRLLLLLWAGVTVSTAMDLHKRIIGGRECPHNERLYHVKITDDADDILCGGSLISNQWFLTAAHCLQDSMTVFLGAHPGPEREVQITTHEIFRDNRDRPHDIMLVRLSHPTNIIPVRLPDCAHRPNIGDTVQIAGHGPTAAGPQGERDYIYLDEHVESSTLQCADTTVVDCQRVRDLVGYIDPDKLYQHLICGQRHGVDTCPGDSGGGVVYNGMIYGVISFGVKLAPACVDTDGYMDVCAYKDWIESKTGSIFTKIAKALSCVGCPKL
- the LOC125885440 gene encoding thrombin-like enzyme elegaxobin-1 isoform X20; this translates as MGGITRLLLLLWAGVTVSTAMDLHKRIIGGRECPHNERLYHVKITDDADDILCGGSLISNQWFLTAAHCLQDSMTVFLGAHPGPEREVQITTHEIFRDNRDRPHDIMLVRLSHPTNIIPVRLPDCAHRPNIGDTVQIAGHGPTAAGPQGERDYIYLDEHVESSTLQCADTTVVDCQRVRDLVGYIDPDKLYQHLICGQRHGVDTCPGDSGGGVVCNGMIYGVISFSGDSDFVCREPAAFMNVCEYINWINGVITRQ